One region of Flavobacterium pisciphilum genomic DNA includes:
- a CDS encoding TetR/AcrR family transcriptional regulator, with translation MARSSMRKIADKIEYTAPIIYEYFSNKEAILQELTGRGFVKLTIDLEKAKAKFDNPEEQLEAMWMAYWDFAFTNTDMYQLMFGVQMTCCNERCSASEAPYKLFVAVISEIMKDSKPSEEVIKQKYFTFFSVIHGLISI, from the coding sequence ATGGCAAGGTCTAGTATGCGAAAAATTGCAGATAAGATTGAATACACTGCTCCAATCATTTATGAATACTTTTCGAACAAAGAAGCAATATTACAAGAATTAACAGGTAGAGGTTTCGTTAAGCTGACAATCGACCTAGAAAAAGCAAAAGCTAAATTTGACAATCCAGAAGAGCAGTTAGAAGCTATGTGGATGGCTTATTGGGATTTTGCATTTACTAATACCGATATGTATCAATTGATGTTTGGAGTACAAATGACTTGCTGTAATGAGCGATGTTCTGCTTCAGAAGCACCATACAAACTATTCGTAGCCGTTATTTCAGAAATAATGAAAGATAGTAAACCATCAGAAGAAGTAATAAAACAAAAATACTTTACATTCTTTTCAGTTATACACGGTTTAATTTCAATCTGA
- a CDS encoding IS1595-like element ISBbi1 family transposase, with the protein MNIFSFTAHFGSEEDCRLHFKEQRDKEGVVCKRCGGTSHYWLQGKWSYECKGCRFRTSLRSGTIMESSKLPFLVWYKTMFLMSCTKKGFSTNELQKQLGLKRYEPVWAMVHKLRRAMGNRDARYTLEGMIELDEGYFSVASKEIERGKGTRGRGAEGKQNVAVMAESTPLEDIETGKKEKHVRYFKARVLDSHQSEGINGVVRDCMEDDAIVFSDKSTSYVDISDLVELHVTEKSDAKTTKETLKWVHIAISNAKRTLLGNYHKIKRKYLQLYLNEFIYKLNRRYFGDKLFDRLVIANITGA; encoded by the coding sequence ATGAACATATTCAGTTTTACGGCTCATTTCGGTTCGGAGGAAGATTGTCGTTTGCATTTCAAGGAGCAGCGTGATAAGGAAGGGGTTGTCTGCAAGCGATGCGGGGGCACTTCCCATTATTGGTTACAGGGTAAATGGAGTTATGAATGCAAAGGTTGCCGTTTCCGCACCTCGTTGCGCAGCGGTACGATCATGGAGAGCTCCAAGCTGCCGTTTCTGGTGTGGTACAAAACGATGTTCCTGATGAGTTGCACAAAAAAGGGATTCTCCACCAACGAACTCCAGAAGCAATTAGGATTGAAGCGTTACGAACCGGTATGGGCGATGGTACACAAACTCCGCAGGGCGATGGGCAACCGGGATGCAAGGTATACACTGGAAGGGATGATAGAACTGGATGAGGGTTACTTTTCGGTGGCCAGTAAGGAAATCGAGCGAGGCAAGGGTACACGTGGCCGGGGAGCCGAGGGAAAGCAGAACGTTGCGGTGATGGCCGAAAGCACCCCGTTGGAAGATATCGAAACGGGCAAAAAGGAGAAGCATGTGCGTTATTTCAAGGCCAGGGTACTGGATAGCCATCAAAGTGAAGGAATCAACGGCGTGGTCAGGGACTGCATGGAGGATGATGCCATCGTATTTTCGGACAAAAGCACTTCTTACGTTGACATCTCCGATCTGGTGGAATTGCACGTCACCGAGAAATCAGACGCCAAAACCACCAAGGAAACACTCAAATGGGTGCATATCGCAATCAGTAATGCAAAACGGACATTGCTGGGCAACTACCATAAAATCAAAAGGAAATACTTACAGTTGTATCTCAACGAGTTTATTTACAAATTAAACAGACGGTATTTTGGAGACAAACTCTTTGACAGACTAGTAATTGCGAATATAACAGGTGCATAA